CAGCGTGTCGGCCGACCCTGGATCTCCCATCCGCGCCGATGAGACCTGCGACGGCAAGCCTGCTGGTGCGGCGTGCTGGATGCAGGTCTACCAGCGGCCCGGGTGCTACGTCTGGAATGCGGGACTCGTTCACGACTACCTGTACCGGTGCCAACGAAACCTCGTGGCGTCGCAGTCCCCTGCAGGGTAGACAGCATGACGGAAGCGGGACAACGCGCACGAGCACGTTGCCGAAAACACGAAGGCTGCAAGCTGGAGGGCTACACCGACAGTCTCGGCAAATGGAACGTGGGCGACTACGGCCTCCTCGCCAATCGCGCCCGGCAGCGGAAGCTGGCCGAGTGCCGGCGGGCGCTCGGCACGCCGCTCCCGCCAGCGTCGCAGCAGGATGCCCAGGTCATTGCCTATCGGGACCGCTACACCCCGCCAAGGCGGGGATTGACAGAGGTGTAGCCTGTTGGCTACTTTGCGGCATGATCGAAGTCCGCAGGACGGAGGTCTACGCCAAGTGGCTGGACGGGCTACGCGATGCCCGCGCCCGCGCCCGCGTGCTCGTCCGGGTCGAGCGGCTGGCGACCGGCAATCCGGGCGACGTCAGGCCGGTGGGCGAAGGCGTCTCGGAAATGCGGATCGACCACGGCCCGGGCTACCGGGTCTACTTCAAGCGGCAGGATCGCACGGTCGTCGTGCTGCTAGCCGGCGGCGACAAGCGCACGCAGAAGCCCGACATCGAGATGGCCCTGCGCTTGGCAAGAAACCTATAGGTAACACCATGACCAAGACTGCCACATCCCCCTACGACGTTGCCGAGCACCTGCGCACGCG
The DNA window shown above is from Acidobacteriota bacterium and carries:
- a CDS encoding type II toxin-antitoxin system RelE/ParE family toxin, translating into MIEVRRTEVYAKWLDGLRDARARARVLVRVERLATGNPGDVRPVGEGVSEMRIDHGPGYRVYFKRQDRTVVVLLAGGDKRTQKPDIEMALRLARNL